In Dryocola sp. LX212, the genomic stretch ACATCCTTCGGCCCGGAGAGAATGGCGGTGAGCATGCCGTCCATTTCAGCCATATCCATGATGGAACGCTCGGTAGCGTGCTTCGTCAGCACGACATCAAGCCATTCGATTTCTTCTTCGGTTAACGGTCCCTGGTTCATTATGCGGACTCCAGTTGGGGTAAATTTTGCCGACGCAAGCCGGTAGATGAGAGGCGAATATTAGAGAATACGGGAGAAAAGGGAAATCGCAGGCATTAAAAAACCTCCCGTAGGAGGTACACACGACGCGGCTTCTCATTGATTTTATTATTTTTATTCCCGTGGTGTCCGGGGTGGGACTTGAACCCACAAGACAATAAGCTGAGGGATTTCAAAAACCAACCACAGTTTTTACAAATCATAACCTTATGATTATATTAATATTATTTAAATAGCGATGCGTAATATAGCAGCTTCTCACTTGTTTTTCACCGCTATTTTTAAAGAGCTTTAAAGTCAGTTGATCCACTCAACTTACCAGACCTCATCATTCTTTTTGTTGCGGGAAAAACCCCCAGGCACATGGGGCTAGATCAGTATTTATTTCCAAGCACAGGCTTTTTGAAGCGGCATTAATGCTTCCGATAACCCGGCCAAATCGAAAGTAGTTTGCACGGGGCTTTCATTGTAGGGAGTGATTTGAACATACATCCTGTTCTCATGGGCCAAAGCTTTTATAAACTCAATAGTATTTTCGAGATAGAACACTGCTTTGGGATCGCTGGATATGCTCCAGCGCTTTACTTTTGCCTTCTATTTGTCCATGCGATACAGCATCTGAGCTTCATTTAGCCCCAGACAGGTATCTGTCAGGACATCAGGAAAAATCCACACGCAGATAAGCAAGTGTTGTGAACTGACCGACCTCTGGTGTATTGCCTGTTGTTCCTACCGGATAAGCATGCAATGTGACGTTGGCTCGATTGCTGTCATCCAGCTGGAATGGAATAACGCTGCTGCTGTCGTTAGGGACAAGTGGGCTGCCGCTGCCATCAGTGACCACTACACCTACATCAGGATTATCAGACTGTAGGGCATTAGGTACGTCAGCAGAAGGTGTTCCCTGGAGGCGCAGTGTCAAATTAGCTGTCGCACTAAGATCGTTACACTGAATTGGAACGTTGAATGTTTTAGGCGTATAACTTTGTGGCTTTTGTCCAGCGACTTCAAAATCTCCGGAGAAAAATGACCCTAGCGAAACGACCAATTGTGTGCCTGCACCTACAATACAATTTTGAGGTACTGTAACTGTGCCTGAAAAATAGTAATCCATTGTTGGACTACCGTCTGGTATACATTGCCCATCATTCGCCATGCAGCTATAGACTGAGGCTAATTTCATATTTGGGATAAAGGTTGTGCCGACAAAAGGTTTGCTGATGCGTAATGCCATATTACCATGTGTTCCTGTCGCAGCTGGCTGAGTTACAGGAGCGCTATTACATTTTGTCACATTGCCCGACGTCGCCTGATTTGAAAATGGTATATCTTTCGGCACATCCCAATACTTATCTGAAATTCTTATTTTCGCATCAATATAATTGTTAACTGAATACCATCCATCACCAGCTGCTGACGGAGGAAGATACATTTGTGCAGTAAAGGTCCAGATAACATTCGTTGCGCTGCCGCAATTACAAGACATGGTTGTGCTAAGACCATCCCATGTATCTACCGGGTCTACAGAATAACCAACCGTGTTTTTTTCAGGATCGGTTATATTTAGATTTCCAATGTTTACCGAAACTGCATTTGGGCCAGAAGTGCCGTGACAATTCCCATTCGAAAATGCTGGCTCTGAAAAAAAAGCAATACAACAACAGATGGAAACAAAAAATACTTTACTATTCCTCACTTATTAACCCCTCCAAAATCATCTGCCGCATAAAGCCTGCAATACGGTGCTGAAATGGATAATTTTTCTCAGCCATATAACCTGCTATCGTTTTTAATGTTTCGAACTCGACCATAAAATAAAGCGAGTTGTTTCTTTTAGTTGTCTAGTTGATCTATTCATCAATTATTCTCCTCAATGCATGTAACAGTATCATTAATATCACTTTATGGTAGTCCATTTTTGCAAGGAAGGCCCGACAATCATATACAAAAAATGCCAGGGCTGGATAAATTTACAGTAAAATTCATAGATCAATAGGCATCCGTAAACTAAGCTCACTCTGCTTTATCGTTAAAGCGGTAGGCCATGGTTCGCCTGTGACCTCTGGCATGAGCGAATAGCTGGCGGATGCATCCAACACCCATTAGCCGCCCATTTCACTGCAAAAATCCACCAGCTACTGGCGGTGTTTGACGTTCTCTCCGCTCTCATCTTCTGCCGCAAGCCCGACCATGACTAGCTGTGTCAGCATCAGCTGGCAGCAGTCAATGTTGTTCTGCATAAGACCGGCCAGGTACTCTATTTGACTTCCCGTTTTTGTAACTTAGGCCGCGCTAAAGAATGTTCGCGGTATATGTCATATTCTGCTGTTTTAATATGGTTAATTTCCGTTTCGTTAACTGATGACATACAGATAACTCTAGTTCAGCACGACAGCAAAAAGAAAGTGGGTTTTGGCGTCTGATAGCGCGCAAATTGCGCTGGTAGACATTGCAAATAATAAAAACCCCGCCGTAGCGTAACACCGATCGGTTAAGTAAAATGATCGGTTGAACGATCCGGCAGGTATAAAACTGCGAAAAATGCGGGAGGATGTGGAGCAGTTCATCCTGCCGGAGAAAATAAAACGGCCCAAAGAAAGGGCCGTAGGGATCTCAAAAACCCAGTACCCTGTTCACTCAAAACATCTTAATTGAACGGTGTTACGCCGTAGCTAGGTTTCAATGAAGACGTCTTTCCACCACTCAGGGTAACCCATCATCGCAGGTGGTAAGGCTGAATCTGGAGCGGTCAGCGGGAATCGAACCCGCATCATCAGCTTGGAAGGCTGAGGTAATAGCCATTATACGATGACCGCAACTGGCGGCCCTTGCTGGATTTGAACCAGCGTCATAACGATTATGAGTCGCGCGCTCTTCCATCTGAGCTAAAGGGCCTTGACTTAAGAATAAGTTTATTGGGCAACTCAGTAAACAATATATTTTTTGCAAAGTGTAACTCTTTATGAAACAAGCACATCAACGAACAAGCCACCCCAAGTTTATTGGATTAGCAATGTGCTTATTTCATGATGCAGCAAAAAACAATCTCGCTATTAATTAAATATGTTAATTACTTCGAAGTAGTCTCATGCGAATTATCACGCTGGAAAAGCGTCAACTCCTCTATTCGTTCACCTGATGGAAGGTTACAGTGCCGAACCTCACCTTCTGGATTCTTAACGATTTCAAGCTTACCGGACTGGCACCGCCGAGGTGACTGTGACGCCGGGGCCAGATCCCGGGTTTTGCATATTCTCTTCCTGATGCGTTCTTATTTCAGTGAACTGAAGAACGATTCAGCCACCGTATTGACGCTCCTATGTCAAGAGGGGGCGATTGGCATATGCGAGATCCGATAAAATCAATGGATATAGTTCACGAACGATGTAGCACTTCAGACAGCGTATTGCTTCCATTTTTGTATGCCCATACGCTCCCCCTATGCTCAAACTATAGGGCAGGATCGTCTACCGGGCCGGGGTCAGTCCAACAGACTGCACGATATGACAGGAAAATTGCAGTCGTTCCGGTTGTAGGTGGGCAGTAGAATATTATGAAAGAGTATTATGAAATGGTTGGTTTGTGGCAATAAAAAACCTCCCGTAGGAGGTTTACACGACACTGCTTATCATTGATTTTATTCTTTTTATTCCCGTGGTGCCCGGGGTGGGACTTGAACCCACAAGGCCATAAGCCGAGGGATTTTAAATCGCGTGTGTATTTTAGTAATTTCAATAAGTTATGGGAATTCTTCGCCAATAAACTCAAATTCACACAGCTATAAAATCAATATGTTATCGTTCTCGATCTCCAGCAATGGCGAAGTTTAAAACCCCATCATTTACATGATGGGCACATCGTCGAACTCACCACTCCGGGCATCGTTCAGAACGGCAAGTTATGATCATGCATACGCTCGATAAGGAATACGACGCGGCCCATTACGGTAACATCATCCAGAGCCTCTCCCTCTATCGCTTCGCCATCTTCAGTAATCAGCGCGCCGCCCATCACCTTCGCGAATTCGTTGCGGCCTTCTGTAGCGATTAGCACTACGCACCCAGGCTCACAACGCATAGTCTTATCTATGACGGCGTACCCTGATGATGTTTCGATGGCTTGCCTGTTGCCGCCAAGGCCTAGCAAATTGTTTAGAGTGAGCGTGGTCTCTGTGTAATCTTTTGCTGGAGATGGAAAGCCCATTATCTCACCCCGCCCATGTTCATCATGAAGTAAACTTTGTTCTCACCTTCGTGCGGCGTGTAGTCGCGGAACGAACCCTGATAGAACTCTATCCAGTCGTTGGACTGTTTCAGCGACCAGTGATGATTGACCTTTTCAAGCTCGCGCACAAAGTCGGCAGCTGATACTACCTGGCCCCGCACCGGGTCTTGCTTAATGGCGCTTACGAACGCACCCCTGATGTCATAGTCTCGCGGCATGATGAACTCCTTTATCAAAATACTGTATGCATAAACAGTATTTCAAAACTGGTAGTTGATCAAGTGCTGATCAGACTCGTCTGAGGTGCTAAACTTCTGGCCTATTAACATAAACGAATTTTAAATGCGCAAGCCATTGTTGCAGCGCCTTCTTTTAACAGCATGCCTATGCGGCCTCTGCAAAAATTTCATTAGGGAAATGGGATGAGAAGTGAAATCCACAGCCTCCAGATACTACGAGGGGTAGCCGCAATGATGGTTGTCACTAACCACTTTTGGGGATCCGTTTTCGGTGGCATTTTTAAATTCAATGGCGGCTTTGGTGTGGATATATTCTTTGTCCTGAGTGGGTTCCTGATGGTTTACACTCAGACTGAAAAGCGCGGCCCAGTTACATTTTTCATTGGTCGTGTTAAGAGAATTATCCCTCTTTATTTTATTATATCCCTACCTCTTATCTTGATGTATGTAAACCTTAAAGACATATATCCATTACTTAGTAATATTCTTTTATTACCATCATTCGGTAAAAGCCATCATGAGCTTGCCAATGGCCCGGCATGGACTCTGGTTTACGAAATGATATTTTATGTGTTCTTTGCCATTTCATTATTAATTAGCAAAAATAACGTCAAGGCTTGCCTCATAACCGTTTCAATGATTGCCGCCGCCTTGTACATCACAATATATCAAATAGGGGTATCCCCTAGATATGGATGGATTCACTTGGGTTATATTTTAGGCGACACGCTTATGATTGACTTTGCAGCTGGTTGCATCATAGCTGTAGTTTATCAAAAGGTAAACGTAAAAGCGTTTATAGACTTTAGACTACTAGTATTAATCGCTATAGCTATCACCTATGTAGCTCTTAATATTATGGATGATGCTAGGATTTATAGATTTGGCATACCGGCAATGATACTCATAACCTTTGCAATATACACAAAAGAAGGCAGTGGTTATTTATATAAAGCATTACATACTGTCGGGGATGCATCATTCAGCATCTATTTATCACATATTTATTTCTCTTATGCAATAAAAGCCACCAGAACAGCCAACCAAGTAAGCATAGAAAATACTGAAATTTCCGTCATCTTAATCACATTGATATGCGTATTCGTTGGAATATTCATAAACAGAACAGTAGAAAAACCTTTGATGGATTTTTTATCAAACAAAAAAAACCAACCAAATGGTCAAACAATTAGTTGTAGTTAATGCTTGCAGTTATAAACAAAAGGGGCTTTCGCCCCTTCATCTATGAGGAGGATAATGCAGCCATATTCCTTGTTAAAGCCCCTGAACCAACCACACCGCTCCCAATGACATAGAACCCAGGCGCCTGACCGCTGGCGGCGGTATCGATAAAATAAACTTGGCCTGCAACAACTGTTGCGCCGTTCATCTGCGCTACTCCGGTTAATGGCATTTTTATGTTATTGAAATCTTTTATGGTTGGATATGACGCATAGTTGAAATTACGAATAAAATCACGGCCTATTGTTCTAATATAACAATTGCGAATTGATTGTGATGTGAAAGCATTTCCAATCGGCCACGCGATCGCATCATATGTCATGTTGAATATTCTAACTCCGTTAACATCCATGCCATCCTGCTGCATGTAAATACCTTGATTGCATCTTGTCAGGAACCCACCATGTATCTCCAGATATCCTAGAAAGGAAGTAACTTGTATTGCAAAGTTACCTGTAACATCAGTAATCACGTTGTCAATTAGCAGGGTGTCAGTGGATCCTTTCTCGATAAGAATCCCTGTTGTACCCGCGGTGTTAATGTTATTCCTTTCTATTCTTACGTTTCTGATAAAGAACCCATCGCCAGTAACGCCACAATTGACATGAATTGCATGAAGTGATGAACTTTTAAAATTGTTATCACACACTGTCACATCACTTGCTGTAGATACTCCACCAGTAGTGTGCTGATAAAGCTGGAATGCAATCTTGCAATTCCGTGAGCTATTGTGATGAACCCTTGCGTCTGATGCTGTATATCCTAACTCGTAAGCACCTCCATTAGTTACACCTTCCACAAAGTTAAAAGCAATTTCAACCTCTTGGGAGTTGCCACCATTAAGAATACCGAACTCACCAGCCACACCACTTACATGACAATATGTTATTGACCAGTTATTCCCCTGCCAGTTGATCGCTTGTACTTTGGAATTAGTACATTTAATCCTTCGAATGGTTACCCGATCTCCCTTTCCTCTCAGAGCAACATGCTGTGAATTAAGTATTTCAAAACCAGAAAATTCAACATCACTTATGGTTGTATTCCCAGAGTAGAACGATGGTGTATCGACCGCCGTCGAGGCGAAGTCAAATTGCGGAACGCCTTCGCAAATAAAACTTTTGACAAGATTTACTGTGCCACTACATACAAATGCATCATCACCAATCTGTTTAGACGCAGTTACGATTCGATATGAATTATTAGACATCACACGATTAAGTATAGCGGTAACATCCCCGCCACCCACCGCACCTAGTTGCCTGATGTCCACTACGCCATTCGTCGGTTGGAACACAAATGAAACATTCGTATTCGCCGTTGACTGCACCGCATCAATGTCATTCGGCGTCACACCGCTTGTTTCTACAGCAAGCCAGTACCCTCGCCCACCGCTGGATATATCAACATAACTCTGCAAGTCATAAAGTTGCCCAACCTTAGTCCATGCCGCCGCCTTCAGCGTTGTCATGTCTCGCACGGCTATTGCTGCGTTTCCTACGAGTTGTGCGCCGCCAGAGGCAGAAAGATTTGATCTAAGCGATGCATCACCAACTCCAATCCATGCGCCAGTGCCAATACCCCCTGTCGATTCTGGAGTGGAATCAGCCGGAACATCTTTCGGAAATACGCCATCCCAGCGATAATACTCACCGTCGCCATCAGGCAATGCCCAGCGAAGAACCTGATTAGGAAGCGTTAGTGTGGCCCCATCCTGGAATGAATCAATTAGTATCCACCCATAAGAAGCGATTGCCCGTTCGTTCTGTTTTTCGATTCCATACCACGTCAACCGAGAGGTTCCAAAGCGATCATCCCAGACCTCATTAACGCGGTCATTTTCGCGGTGATCCATATTTTCAGCGTTATCATACAAATCTTTTGCAGCAGCAGACCCCAGCGGATTGCGGGTATTGTAAGTCGTCATTTGGGCCTCATAAACGAAAAAACCCGCCGTAGCGGGTTGTTAAATTAGGGGTTCAGTTCAGGAAAGATTGCCGGGGTAAATCGCATTGTCGTACTTGTAAAAGCTGTCTTTATATTCTTTTGCCGTGACCTCACAGGTGCCGTCAGATTGCGGGGCTATCTCAAAGATAATTCCGTTGTAGCCAACCCGGGACGAATCACAAAAAATCAGACGGGGTGGTTCTATTGCACCATCGTTCATTATGATGTTGTCGAACGCTGACTGTTCAGGGACAGATAACGAATATTCGTCAACTCTGGTAGCCACAAGCAACCCGGATGCGGACCCATCCTGATAACGGATCAGCGCGCGTGGGTTGGCAAACGACCAGTCCAGTTTTTCACTAACACTGAATGTTGTCACCCCGCCGGAGGTGTCTATGTCCTCCACCAGCGTGCTTATCGTTTTGCTTCCTGGGATATCATCAGTAAAGACAATGCGGTCGCCAACGTTATAGCAGAGCGCGTCCATCTCCGTTGTTGTGGTGTGGGTCAGGCGCTGCTGCAGATACTTCATCAGCCGGCGCATGCCAATCTGGTATGCATGGTCACGATCCAGAACTCCGTCGAGAGTGTAATCTTCCACCTTAAGCGGGGTGGGATTATCGCTTGTCCGGCACTGAACCGTTTCCTCTGCCCATGTTGAGCCGTTGATATAGGTCACATCGACACCGTCATAGTCATCTGCCGAAGGAGCAACGAACGCGGTCTGAAGCTGGTCTATTGTTTCCTGTGGGCTGATTATTCCAGTCCAGGGCTTTACGCCTTCCCGAGCTACAGACGCCAGCCCATCGGACAAAAGAAAATAGCTTTTCCCGGCGTTGGTTATCGTCTGGAGAATCGATAACGTAGACGTGCTGTCATTGGTTTCAAAATCGAAAAACTCGCTGTTCGGCGTCCAGTAAGTTTCTTCCAGCTCTTCAATCGCCTCGATATCCATATCCAGGCCAATAGAGTTTCCCACATGCTTAAGTGCAGCAGAAATGGTACGTTCGGTGCCTTCATCATAAATTCGCGTGGCCACTATATTCACCCTGCGATCTGACTGGGCAGCCAGCTTGCCTCCCGTTTCTACCGTGACCCCCATTGTGGTGACGGCAGGGTAAGAAACTGGGCGCGCCAACAGACGACCGCGCAGTGCCTGCCAGTACATACTGTCCCGGGAATTGTCTTCGCCCTGCTCATTCGTTCGACGACAGCGCACCTCTACCAGCCCCGGCGAGCTCAGTGTCACTCGTTCAGTGAATCCCAGCCCGTTGATGTTCTTCATGTCATACGTCCCGGTGGTGCTTGTCCATCCGGAACCAGAACCATAAACGCGGTGCTGGATCTCCCATAACACCTGCCGGTTCTTTTTACCGCCGCTATCCTTGTAGCCACAAATCCCGCTCGGGAAGAAGAAATTCACCTCGAACATATCGCAGGTTTCGTTTTCTGGGCATGCCAGGAACGGGCCCATCCACGCATCGTTTTCATTCAGGCCAGAGGCAGAGAAGTCCAGAACCGTCCTTGGTGAAAAACCTGGCCAGTCTGGATCCACTACACCATCGATAAGGCGCTGCAGTGTTGTAGTCGAACCATCCACTTCAAATATTTTATATTCGCTTCCGGCATGCGATACGGAAAGGCGGATAAGACCTTCAGGAATACCGGTAAATGCCGTGCCGGTGGCGCTGTCATAGGCCAGGGTGATAGAAGCGGTTACCTCATCCTCACTGCCGGTAGCGTCGGCATGAGGAATATAGGATGCAATGAAGAGCTCATAGTCTGAGCTGTTGTGCCAGATGGAAACAGGCATCCCAAGGTAAGGTGCAATTTCTGCAAGAACATCACTGGTTATTCGACTGTAGGCGCCGTCATTGGTTACGACGTATGAATCCGGGACAATAACATCAACCGTCGCCCCTTCAACCCACGAGTCAGGCAGATCGTTTGTTGTCTCGTCGCCGTCATCCGTGCTCAGACCATTGAAAGTTATCGTTGGGCCTGACACAGTTAGCGATTTCGCAACAACATCGTCGCTGTCCGGCGCTGTCTGTGCCATATCAAGCCCGGCACCGGAGGATGTTCCTCCGACTTCTGTCGAGTTGAACCAGTTTTCGCTTCGGCGATCACCAGAAACATCCTCTCCCGGAAGATAATCAGCAGATGAAAAACCATCACCCAGCGACGATATTGGCGTGGAACCAACTCGCTTGTCACCATCGGTATAAGAAAACTTGCCAACACCGAGGCAAACAAACATTTCCACAGTCATGATCGTTGGATCATCTGGGTCAAAGCGTGTTACCGGCTGGACTACGTAATCCGGATAGATACGGCGGCGGCCAAACAATTCACGGATAGGGTCGCCAAGCTTGGGTTGGTTGGCTTTTGCAGGGTTAACATCAAGCTGATTACCGGAGCCGGAATTATAGCTGCCAGAGTCACCAACACCGGGTGCGAAAAAGAGCGTGTAGGCTACAGAAGCCGCAGACACAGCCACAGCAATCCAGGCGGCAATTTCAAGACCCGTTCCATACGGGACGGGGTAAATCCTGACGTCACTCTCTGGCTTGATAGCATAGTCAAACCATGCGGTGGCCGGGATATTCTCTCCATTCACCTCAACCACAACCGGGTGTTTCATGTCTGGCCGGTAGTTTTCAACGTTGCGTGCCATCCACTGATGGATAGTGATCGCACCATGTTCGTGGGTTTCCAGCGGTTCGCCGGGTAAGCGAGAGGGATAAATTCTGATGGTCACTGCCAGAACTCCACTTTAATGAATCGCCGTTTAAAGCGCGCCAGAGGAATAAAAGAAACATTCTTCCCGGGATTGCACTCCGCAACATGCAGTTGACCGCCGATCTCAACGACTATGCCAACATGGGTCACCGTTGATGCGGAATAACAAGCGACACCAGCACCAATACACGGTTCGCACTTTCTCAGGGATAACATGAGCCTCTTTGCTTCCCTGTTCAGCCCGCCTTCGTCTTTCGTTACTCCGGCGAAGTCAGGCCATTCGTTGAGCCCGAGATCGCGCCTGATTTCATTAACGATGCCAAAACAGTCAAGTTCAGGATAAGCGCGCCCGCCCTTCAGCCAGGTAACTGAAAGGTATTTATCAGGATTGAACATAGGTGATCCTTAACTCATGTAACGCAGACCGGGGTAATACGGTAGGGTGTATCTGTAACGCGGCCACGCGGTATCGAGGATATTCATATACCCGGCCGTGATTTGTGCCTGGGTGGCAGTCCAGTTTCCGTTCTTTACTGCCAGGGTATAAGGAACAGAAGCGGGAGCCGTCAGGTCTGTTGAGATGTAGTTGCGATAAGTCAGAGTTGCTTCGGTGAGGTTATCAAGGGCATTACGTATTGCTGTTGAAGTGACCCCGTCGATGTTATCAACCGCAAACTGCAGATCCTGCGTGCCGTCGCTGTTTCTGGCAGGCAGCGCAATATCAATGGCCGCTGCACGAAAAGTAACAGTTTCATCGTTTTCGGTGATCGCCGTAATGTCATCAAAACCCTTACACAGATAA encodes the following:
- a CDS encoding DNA polymerase V, translated to MPRDYDIRGAFVSAIKQDPVRGQVVSAADFVRELEKVNHHWSLKQSNDWIEFYQGSFRDYTPHEGENKVYFMMNMGGVR
- a CDS encoding DUF333 domain-containing protein; this encodes MRKRICKTRDLAPASQSPRRCQSGKLEIVKNPEGEVRHCNLPSGERIEELTLFQRDNSHETTSK
- a CDS encoding DUF1833 family protein; its protein translation is MTVLNRLYASSGDEVIIETLQINIGSEVIYLCKGFDDITAITENDETVTFRAAAIDIALPARNSDGTQDLQFAVDNIDGVTSTAIRNALDNLTEATLTYRNYISTDLTAPASVPYTLAVKNGNWTATQAQITAGYMNILDTAWPRYRYTLPYYPGLRYMS
- a CDS encoding acyltransferase family protein; its protein translation is MMVVTNHFWGSVFGGIFKFNGGFGVDIFFVLSGFLMVYTQTEKRGPVTFFIGRVKRIIPLYFIISLPLILMYVNLKDIYPLLSNILLLPSFGKSHHELANGPAWTLVYEMIFYVFFAISLLISKNNVKACLITVSMIAAALYITIYQIGVSPRYGWIHLGYILGDTLMIDFAAGCIIAVVYQKVNVKAFIDFRLLVLIAIAITYVALNIMDDARIYRFGIPAMILITFAIYTKEGSGYLYKALHTVGDASFSIYLSHIYFSYAIKATRTANQVSIENTEISVILITLICVFVGIFINRTVEKPLMDFLSNKKNQPNGQTISCS
- a CDS encoding fimbrial protein, with protein sequence MRNSKVFFVSICCCIAFFSEPAFSNGNCHGTSGPNAVSVNIGNLNITDPEKNTVGYSVDPVDTWDGLSTTMSCNCGSATNVIWTFTAQMYLPPSAAGDGWYSVNNYIDAKIRISDKYWDVPKDIPFSNQATSGNVTKCNSAPVTQPAATGTHGNMALRISKPFVGTTFIPNMKLASVYSCMANDGQCIPDGSPTMDYYFSGTVTVPQNCIVGAGTQLVVSLGSFFSGDFEVAGQKPQSYTPKTFNVPIQCNDLSATANLTLRLQGTPSADVPNALQSDNPDVGVVVTDGSGSPLVPNDSSSVIPFQLDDSNRANVTLHAYPVGTTGNTPEVGQFTTLAYLRVDFS
- a CDS encoding host specificity factor TipJ family phage tail protein produces the protein MTIRIYPSRLPGEPLETHEHGAITIHQWMARNVENYRPDMKHPVVVEVNGENIPATAWFDYAIKPESDVRIYPVPYGTGLEIAAWIAVAVSAASVAYTLFFAPGVGDSGSYNSGSGNQLDVNPAKANQPKLGDPIRELFGRRRIYPDYVVQPVTRFDPDDPTIMTVEMFVCLGVGKFSYTDGDKRVGSTPISSLGDGFSSADYLPGEDVSGDRRSENWFNSTEVGGTSSGAGLDMAQTAPDSDDVVAKSLTVSGPTITFNGLSTDDGDETTNDLPDSWVEGATVDVIVPDSYVVTNDGAYSRITSDVLAEIAPYLGMPVSIWHNSSDYELFIASYIPHADATGSEDEVTASITLAYDSATGTAFTGIPEGLIRLSVSHAGSEYKIFEVDGSTTTLQRLIDGVVDPDWPGFSPRTVLDFSASGLNENDAWMGPFLACPENETCDMFEVNFFFPSGICGYKDSGGKKNRQVLWEIQHRVYGSGSGWTSTTGTYDMKNINGLGFTERVTLSSPGLVEVRCRRTNEQGEDNSRDSMYWQALRGRLLARPVSYPAVTTMGVTVETGGKLAAQSDRRVNIVATRIYDEGTERTISAALKHVGNSIGLDMDIEAIEELEETYWTPNSEFFDFETNDSTSTLSILQTITNAGKSYFLLSDGLASVAREGVKPWTGIISPQETIDQLQTAFVAPSADDYDGVDVTYINGSTWAEETVQCRTSDNPTPLKVEDYTLDGVLDRDHAYQIGMRRLMKYLQQRLTHTTTTEMDALCYNVGDRIVFTDDIPGSKTISTLVEDIDTSGGVTTFSVSEKLDWSFANPRALIRYQDGSASGLLVATRVDEYSLSVPEQSAFDNIIMNDGAIEPPRLIFCDSSRVGYNGIIFEIAPQSDGTCEVTAKEYKDSFYKYDNAIYPGNLS
- a CDS encoding nitrite transporter, producing MFNPDKYLSVTWLKGGRAYPELDCFGIVNEIRRDLGLNEWPDFAGVTKDEGGLNREAKRLMLSLRKCEPCIGAGVACYSASTVTHVGIVVEIGGQLHVAECNPGKNVSFIPLARFKRRFIKVEFWQ